The DNA segment TGGCGATGAGGGGACTGAGTTGCAAGGTGTGCTGCCAGGGGTAGAGGAAACAGAGTCTGGTCTCTGGAGCTGGCTGCACGGCCCGATGAAGGAGCGGTCTATACCCTGCATCGCCTCCTTCTTGACGCCGAACTTCATCAAGTCGAAGTCGCTGACGAAATCCATGCTGGTTTTCTGCAGTCCCAAATGTGAATGCGCCTCAGTGCTCATATTAAAAGACAAGCTGGTCTCTTCAAAGAGCTCCAAATGTCCACAGTTATTTCATGCAGTCAGTAAAAGCGCGCTTACTTTAGGAAAATAGCAGTAATTCCAAACTTTCAATTCAGCTCAgacgaagaagaggaaaaaaacaaacatgcgtGCGTAAAAGCCTTCCACTGTTCAAACTCTGCGAACTGGTGATTCTGCACCGCGCAGCCCGTTTGGCTTCAGCAGCCACACACTAAAAGTCCACTGATGCCAGCACGCTGGACGCACCTCTGCCTGTTCACGAGAAGCGCACTTTCTTCATAAAGCTGCATTGGCATGATGTCACGCCTTCCAGACTACACCTCCGCGCTGCGCTCCAATGAAAACACGCAGAAAGAGGCCGATTTGCATAAAAGCTGCTACGAGTCTGTCCCCACGAGCTGTTCGTGATGATCATTTGACCAAAACCAGTAAATGCACAGCGGCACATTATCTTctgcaatatgtttttttttttttttttttttttttttttacttgtccTCCATTTTACATTTAGGGCTCGTTATCCCACAGACCTGACTGGATTTATTACAGCGTGTTTACGGCTCAGACAAACATTACACTCCCATCTTGTCCTCTTGTCCAGGCagcacttttaatatttttcaaacaaattCACAAgacatatatgatatatttaaattttacatACTtcaaatcaatatcaatataatTAAACTACAATTCTAATATTTCTTTAGGTCTTAATGTGCGTTATATTTATGTCTTAATGcctaatttgtttaatttcactTAACAAAAAGGAGGCTGCAAGACACATCATTTGACACTATTGCTGTTCGTGTTCCTTTGAGTTAGTGCACAGGAGAATAGTGACATCTTGTGGCCATTAGTCTATACTGCACAAATACTAACATCTCTCAGCTGAGAGCTCTGAACCATCACAGGCAGCAAGAAGGAGCAGTTGTTTTTATGTGGCCGGTAAACCGAGGCCCACGTTTTATACGTTAATTAACAGATTGAATGTTTGTTCACTCCTGGTTGTAAGCAAAACATTCATGTTGTTAGATCAAGTCAGGTGAAAACTAGAAATCGTCATCATATCATAGTCTTCAAGCTCcctttgtgttctgttttttatgaattatatgttgttttgttttgggggaaAGTTTCAGTGCTATGAACTCTAGTTATTCTCACAGTCTGCAGGACTGCGCATATATGGAGCATGTGCAGGTTCAATCTCAACATCTGTGGGACAGACTTTCACAGTAGGTCGGCCATAAGTCATGACAGCCAGACAAGCAGTTGAAGGTGTTAACAAAGCGTCGTACCAGAAATCATAAGCCCCCCAGCTCAGCAACATCTCTGACACAATGAAAACCTCTGGCATGTTCCAGGAACTGCTGTCTGATTCACGGAGGTCACCCCTAGGGGTGTCCAGAGCTGACGCAACTGCACAGGATATCAAAGGGTTAAGTAACGTTCCTGCCCTGATGTGACCCTCTCAGGCAGTGCTTACTCCAAAGATAGAGAAAGCTTCGCTGACAAGATGGAGGACTGAAGCCAAAACCAATAGAGAGCTGTCCGTGAACTCTGAGGCATTGTTTCAGTCAGTTTTAGTTGCTGGGAataaaggaaaagaggagacagTATGACTGAGAAAGGATGGCTTAGGGACACATGTTAGGATTCATGCCAGCAGGGCAGGGTCACAGTATGTGGTATAACTTATGGTAATGACAGAACGCTAACAGCCTAAGTGCTCATCACCTGCAGACACTCAGATCATAtttcaccacaacaacacatgcaGTAAAACAGTCATGCCTCCTAAAAAAATTCACTTCTATACACCAGTATAATCAATGATAATTATCATAACCTCAACAGCACTTGGAGACAAGGCCTCACTTTATTTGCAGCCGAGAACTGAGAGCATTAGGCAGATACGGATATCAATTTGACATTAATTCCCTGTGCAAACCCACCAACTCAGTCACAAAGCTACTATATAGGCAGCTAACataggaaaaaataaaaacatttcatgcacAAGAcaattttgatattttgggcTACTAACATTatttcagactgttttttattgtttatttcactACATTTGGTCTATTTACATCTGTAGACCTCTCCTAAATTCATCAGAATTTTGCTTTAGATAATGCTTTGTTTGCACATTCAGACATGAATTAATTAACTGAACAAAACTTGcagtaatgcaaaaaaaaaaaaaaattgtcttaATGTCAGGATCATTTTACAGAACATATCTTTAAGTGCCATTTTTCACACTCTGGACCAGATATCAGATTTAGTAGCGCATACATATGCCATAACTTCtagttttatatatatgaatatttacgattttatatatcatttatagactgatttttataacagaaaatgttaaagcaggtaaaaaagaaacttaCTCTGTAAAATCTTTGACTCTATgtcaacaaaaatgaaataagaatTTTGAATATGGCTTTATCAGATTAAAGATTTGTATGCAAATTAGCACATTCTATTTAGGGAATGCCTCATTTgcttatttaaacatgaaatttCAGAAAACGTCTTAATGTAAGTAACCAACTGGGGAagtttcatggtgatatctATTAGTTATTCACCTGTAGTGTCTAGGCAGGATTTATGTTGCCTAAGAGGCTGCAAGTAAAAGCCACAGAAGCATAATTTTCTCACTGTGGTCCACTGAAGacctgagagcagcagagaatgTTCATATATTTAAGAGCAAACTcaagacttttctttttaatctggcttttacttgaactatatttatacacttttttgtttatatattttaatctgttacaccattttcacttttatttatttatttatttgtttcattttagttAGTtgtctgtatatttatatatcttatgGTGCTTATTTTtgtatatctatctattttattatgctttatttttattctattttatctAATTATTCATACATTCTAATGGGttgtattttttacttaattccattatttattcatttttaacctgCCTCTCGTATTTCCTCACTGCAAGATGATGAGATGGCGCTTCCTCTGTTTCCTcggtttgtgttgtgcttttctttataatggggtggggtggagggttgggggttattgtgtgaagcacttagTGTTACATTCTATTTGTATAAAAAGTGTtctacaaataaagtctgactgattgattgatataAATGCTTTCATATCCCATACTTACATACATAGGAAGCTGTAACACCCACACAGACTCCAAATATCTCTGAGTTTCATCTGTCGTGTGTTGTAGATGATGATATTTTTGATAATGATTGCAAAAtgtcttttacttttaatacacTACAGCGAAATGAACAACCCATTCAAAAGCAGTCAGAACACAGCCTGCATCACAACTATCATTAACTGGCAGGAGCTGGCAGATTAGCACCATGAACACAAAAGGCAAAGTCTCGTTATCGATATCAGCAGATACcgaaatgctaaaaaaaagaaagaaaaaaaaagactgactaCAGTCAAAACAGCATGGTGATCGATTCAGCCTTTAGAAAGGAAACATGAattcacatgaacatgaatttCTGTTGGCTGATAGAAACACACcacatctttgtctctctgtataCACAACATCTTTCCCACATGGCAATGgggttctgtgtgtttcagtggcTATTTTGTAAACACACAGGGCCATAACATAGAATTAGAGTCACTTAACTTTCTAGTCCACAGATAACAAACATGGAGCGAACAAGTAGTATTAGGAGAAAAGCTGTGGCCAGACAACATAAAGGAGAAGTCATGATTGCTGGAGAACAACTCAGGTAATAAGACATGCTTACGGCCAGGCTCACGGGAGGCTCAAATTCTGAGGTTAGACATTAAGTTTTAAGATGAGGAATGTGGCTAACATGAAATTATCTTCAAGGTTGAGGCTTCATAATGGAAAACTGATCAAGGACAGACGCTACCACCTGCGCACGTATCCCAACTGCTTTGTAGCACAGGAACTTATAGACTGGCTTGTGAGCCACAAGGAAGTTCCAGATCGAGCAATCGCTGTCTGCCTCCTGCAACACCTCATTGATCATGACATCATTCACCACGGTAAGACGGAAGCGACAAGACAGGTTTCAGCAAGGGGGTTTAGAAAGTACAATTTTATTGTAGCTGTAAGTCACTAAtttcaaaaacttttttaaaaaactgcatGCTGCCTTTTCTTAGTCTGTGATAAGAGGACAGTATTCAAGGATGCCAAACTGCTGTACCGTTTCCGCAAGGATGACGGCACATTTCCCTTCAACAGAGAGGTGAAAATCTTCATGCGAGGACAACGGCTGTATGAACAGTAAGAGGTGCTATTTGTTTTGTGCTGGGATTCTCTGGTTACCTTTAAGTGAGATGTCAATCCTTGTCATGGTCACACACACCAATATGATTAACAGACTCTGGTTACAATTTCACACAGAGCAACACAGTAATCTTATGGATCTATACTGGtaactctgtctttctctggcatttaaaaaaagtaatttgcatgttgatgcatctgatttttgtctttgttttcatatCTGTGTCTTCAGTCTCATAGGTGAGAAGAACTCCATCCTGCAGCTAAGAGAGGAGCATGGTGTTGCATACCAGTGCTCTTTTCCTGGTTGCCAACTGATTGACTGGCTCCTTCAAAACGGAGAGGCAGAGAGCCGGCGTCACGGACTGGAACTGTGCCGCGCATTGCAGGAGCATGGCATCATTCAGCATGGTGAGGAGCATCCTCATTTTGCCCCTTTGATGTGTGGCACAAGGAATGAGTTGGCTGTCAGTGGCGGCTTGGAGTAGGTGGCCAGCTGGGAGTTTTGCAAACACACTCATCAATTCTTCATGAAAGATCCCATCAGTTCTAAAAGGTGTtcttcactgttgttttttgctctctctttttcttttccactcccACTACTAGTGGCAAAGAAGCATGACTTCTTTGACAGCGGACTGCTCTACAAGTTCTACGTCAATTTTCGCCGCCGCCGCCGTCTATCTGAGCTCTTGAATGAAGGTGACCAAGATGATGACCAAGGTGTGGTAGTGTCGACTCAAGAGGACAACCATCCTGATAGTCCATTTGTTCTGCGCAAAGGCCGACCTCGGGAAGGCAACGGTGCTTTTCagtctggtaaaaaaaaaaaaaaaacaacaactctgcccTTTTGTGTTTAAACACTTTGTTAGGAATACTAATTATTGCATAATCGTTTTACTGACTACAGTGGAGTCGAGCAAAGACCTGAAACAGGTTGCCAGTGGGCGTCGAGGCAGCTTAAATTCCCTTCAGCTTGTCTCAGCTGGTTTTCCGCCTTTTGTCCAGCTGTCTACAACGTCAGTGGTGAGGTGCAATCCTAAATCAGgcaagtgtgtttgtttcaaaatGTCCTTAAAGACAAATTATTGTCATGGTGCACTGtggcttgtttgtgtttcattgtgcAAAACTGGAAAAAACTTGTCAACATTGAAATCTTTGAATATTTCCATAGTACTCAGAAGAAATTTTACATGTGACGAGCTACTGGCACCTGGTGCACCCTTCATCAAGAAAGTGTTGACGGTAATGACTTAACCATGGATATCTCTACGATTCGAGAATGTGCAATTTATCTCACCCTCTGGTCATCACAGGTGATAGGAGACGCCCTGGGCTGGGGCTTTGTCGTCAGAGGTATGGCTCCCTGTTATGTGCAGGCTGTCGACCCCGGAAGCCCGGCAGCAGCTGCTGGAATTAAGGTTAGATGTATGTTACAGATCTGAAAGAGGAAATTACAACCTCAAACATACTAATATATTTACACCTCATATAATTTTCTTTAGGCACGACAGTTTGTGTGCCAGGTGAACGGACAGTGTGTTCTCTACCTGGACTACAGGACAGTCACCAGACTGGTGATGACAGGAACTCGCACTGTTGTACTGGAAGTTATGGAACCACTGGAATGAGAAGAACAGCTGGTTTCAAGTCTAGGtcttaaaatacaacaaatacaaaatgaaatatagaGTGTTATAGATTAGTATGGGCAGATTTCATGTGGggcaatcaatcaataaaaatgcTGCAAGAATAAGTCAGGGTTGCTGTATTCATGAacctaaataaaacaataaatgttgactttttttatgactaaaaacaaaacactgcatttATATGAGAAGGATTAAACTAACTTTGGGCCATTCAGCCGCTGCCCAGCTCTCCCTGCTACGACTTCCGTCGTTTTGTCGTCGCCATTTTGGCTTGAGAGTTGGCTCACTTGGAAAAGGTAGCGTTAGCTAGCAGGCTGGCCCGACCACCAGTGCAAGTACAACAAGGACACTGGTCGGTCCTGTCACTCGTCCTTTCTGGAGTGTACTGTTCTCATGAGATGTGCACCTCCCCGTCCTACCTTTCGCTCCTCTGAGCTAGttagcagctgcagcagagcagatgtGACAGCTAACTAGCTGGCTTGTGTGGCTAGCTGTGGAGCTGAGCATCATCGCCGGCTTTGAGGAGAGCGAACATCACCACCAGCCCCGCACACGACCGACCACACCGACTCCTTTGTTAGCTATTTATGCAGCGAGGCCACCGGTGGAGAGACATTTCCCCGACGTATCATAAGGTGAGTGAAACACTTCGTTGGATATCGTGCGTGAAAACTGAGA comes from the Larimichthys crocea isolate SSNF chromosome VI, L_crocea_2.0, whole genome shotgun sequence genome and includes:
- the si:dkeyp-97e7.9 gene encoding DEP domain-containing mTOR-interacting protein, with translation MERTSSIRRKAVARQHKGEVMIAGEQLRLRLHNGKLIKDRRYHLRTYPNCFVAQELIDWLVSHKEVPDRAIAVCLLQHLIDHDIIHHVCDKRTVFKDAKLLYRFRKDDGTFPFNREVKIFMRGQRLYEHLIGEKNSILQLREEHGVAYQCSFPGCQLIDWLLQNGEAESRRHGLELCRALQEHGIIQHVAKKHDFFDSGLLYKFYVNFRRRRRLSELLNEGDQDDDQGVVVSTQEDNHPDSPFVLRKGRPREGNGAFQSVESSKDLKQVASGRRGSLNSLQLVSAGFPPFVQLSTTSVVRCNPKSVLRRNFTCDELLAPGAPFIKKVLTVIGDALGWGFVVRGMAPCYVQAVDPGSPAAAAGIKARQFVCQVNGQCVLYLDYRTVTRLVMTGTRTVVLEVMEPLE